The sequence TCAGCACGATCCGCAGCCACGACCAATACAATACGACGCTCTATTCGATGTCAGACCGCTATCGCGGCGTCTTCGGGCAACGCGACGTGGTCTTCCTCAACGAGGATGAGATGAAGAAGCGCGGCTTTGCCGAGGGCGACCGCGTGGACCTCATCACGGAATCGACCGATGGCGTCGAGCGGATCGTGCGCAACTTCCGCGTGGTCGGCCATTCGTTTCCGGCCGGCTGTTGTGCGGCCTATTATCCCGAGACCAATCCGCTGGTGCCGCTCTATGCCCGCGATCCCATGAGCTTCACGCCGTCGTTCAAGGGTGTTCCGATCCGCCTAGTGCGCTCGAGCGGCGCTGTGCCCGAGCAATAGACCGGACGGCGTCGGTCCGTGCCTTCCCTTCCGATCAGCCCGGATGCGTCGAGCCGGAGATTGGCAGCGTAAACCAGAACCGTGCGCCGCCCTCGGCGCCCTTGCCCTCGGCATTGATCCGGCCGCCATGCGATTCGACGATGGAGCGGCAAATCGGCAGGCCCATGCCCATGCCACTCTCCTTGGTCGTGAAGAAGCTGTCGAAGAGACGGCCGACATGCTCGGTGTCGATGCCCGGGCCGTTGTCCTCCACGGAGCAGCATATTGTACTCTCCTCCGGAGAGGTGGTGGCGATGATGATCCGGCAGCCTTCCGTGCCGGCCTGGATCATGGCCTGCATGGCGTTGATCGCCAAATTGACGATCACCTGCTGAAGCTGCGTGCGGTCGCCCAGCACAAGCGGCGTTGCCGGGCCGGGGCGGTGCTGGATTGCGACGTCGTGAGACTCCAGCTCATGCCGGAGGAACAGCATGGCCTCCCGAACGACGTCGTCGAGCGAGAGCGGGATCCGCTCCGGCGCCTTTCGCGTCGCCATTCCGTGAACGCGCGCCACGATGCTCGCGGCACGTCTGGCATCCGTCGCCGTGTTCTCGATCACCTTGCGCAGCTCGGCCATGTCGGGATTGGGCCTGTTCAGCCAACGCAGGCCGGCCGCGGCATTGGTCGTGATGGCGGCCAGTGGCTGGTTGACCTCGTGGGCGATCGAGGCGGTGAGCTCGCCGAGCATTGAGATCCGCGCAGCATGCGCGAACTCCCCCTGTACCTGCCGGAGTCTCTCCTGGGCGCGAACGCGCTGGGAGATGTCGATCGTGCCGACCAGGCTCAGTTCGAGATCATTAACGGGACCGACGCGCGCCGTCGTGAAGAGGACATCGAGGACGCGGTCGTCCCAGGTGACCATCCTGGTCTCCTCC comes from Bradyrhizobium sp. CCGE-LA001 and encodes:
- a CDS encoding PAS domain-containing sensor histidine kinase, with amino-acid sequence MLPTETRQNRVLLWAWGSVALSLLTLACLLLEYDFTVIAVAAFLAATLTLVAAVMDIAARNKAIAELERSEQRYRQLFSRMPIALRQLDATKLVVLFRKLRAEGVEDLGSYFDAHPDFLKTCMNALSFQEANERAIQMFGGDYAGRSMSDTWRERPDTFRRAMESRFRGETNFEEETRMVTWDDRVLDVLFTTARVGPVNDLELSLVGTIDISQRVRAQERLRQVQGEFAHAARISMLGELTASIAHEVNQPLAAITTNAAAGLRWLNRPNPDMAELRKVIENTATDARRAASIVARVHGMATRKAPERIPLSLDDVVREAMLFLRHELESHDVAIQHRPGPATPLVLGDRTQLQQVIVNLAINAMQAMIQAGTEGCRIIIATTSPEESTICCSVEDNGPGIDTEHVGRLFDSFFTTKESGMGMGLPICRSIVESHGGRINAEGKGAEGGARFWFTLPISGSTHPG